The stretch of DNA ACGAACGCCGCCTCGCCGACGAACTGTCGCGCCTCGAACCGGCCGAGTGTCTCGTCGCCGAGGGTAGCGACGCCCTGTTGCCGCCCGAGGCGTCCGACCGCGCCGCCATCACGCGCCGGCCGACGTGGTCCTTCGGCGTGCAGATGGCGATGGAGTCGCTCCGCAAACACTTTGGGACCCAGTCACTCGAAGGCTTTGGATTCGATTCGTCGTCGCACGCCGACGCGTTGGCGCTGTCGGCAGCGGGGGCGATCCTTGGGTACCTGTACGAGACGCAAAAGGCGTCGCTCGCCCACGTCGATCGCTTGAAGCCGTTCCAAGCCGACTCGTCGCTGCAGATCGACGCCGCCACATGGCGCAGCCTCGAGGTGACGCACACGCTGCGCGACGGCCGGCGCGACGGCGCGCTCCTCGGCGTGATCGACCGCACCGTGACCGGCGCCGGCGCGCGGTTGTTGGCCGACTGGCTACGGCGACCGTTGACGAGCGTTGATGCGATCACGCACCGACAGAGCGCCGTCGCCGAACTGGTGGAGAACGCATCGCTCACGTCAACGCTCCGCGAAGAGCTACGCGGCGTGTACGACTTGCACCGTCTCGTCGCCCGCGCAACGACTGGCAGAGCGAGTCCGCGCGACTTGGCGAGCGTCGGCCGCACGCTCGGCGCGTTGCCACGCCTCAAAGCAAAGCTCGCCGGTCGCAAGAGCGAGCGATTGCAACGGCTCGAAGAACGCATCGACCTCTGCGGCGATCTGCGTGAGCAACTGACGGCGGCGCTGGTGGACGACTGCCCGCTCTCGCCGCGCGAGGGGGGCTTCATCCGCGAAGGCTACTCGGCCGACCTCGACGAGTGCCGCGAGCTGATGGCGGGCGGCAAGCAATGGATGGCGGCTTATCAGGCGAAGATCGCCGCCGAGTCCGACATCCCGTCGATCAAGGTCGGCTTCAACAAGGTCTTCGGCTACTACCTCGAAGTCACGCACGCCCACCAAGGCAAGGTCCCCGCGGAGTTCATCCGCAAACAGACGCTCAAGAACGCCGAGCGCTACATCACGTCCGAGCTGAAGGAGTACGAAGAAAAGGTCCTCACCGCCGAGGACCGCGCGTTCACGCTCGAGTACGACCTCTTCTCACAACTGCGCGAAGCGACCGCCGACGCGGGCAAGCGCCTGCTCGCCACCGCCGAGGCGCTCGCCGAGATCGACGCGTTAGCGAGCCTCGCCGAGCTCGCCCGTTCGCGCGGTTACTGCCGCCCCGAAGTCGTCGATAGGCCGGTGCTCGAGATCGTAGCCGGCCGCCACCCGGTGCTGGACCTGACCGAGCCGGAGGGAACATTCGTGCCGAACGGGGTGCGCTGCGCGGGGACGAGGGACGAGGGACGAGGGACGGGGGAAGAACGGCAGCCCTCGTCCCCCGTCCCTAGCCCCTCGTCCCTCTTGCTCCTTACCGGCCCCAACATGGCCGGCAAGAGCACCTACATCCGGCAGACGGCGTTGATCACGCTGCTTGCGCAGATCGGTAGCTTTGTGCCGGCGACGAAGGCGACCATCGGTGTGGCGGATCGGTTGTTTGCGCGCGTTGGCGCCAGCGACGATGTGTCGCGCGGGCAGAGTACCTTCATGGTCGAGATGACCGAGACCGCGCGCATCCTCAACACAGCGACGCCGCGGTCGCTGGTGATCCTCGACGAGATCGGTCGCGGCACGAGCACTTACGATGGCCTGTCGATCGCTTGGGCGATCGTCGAGCACCTGCACGACGTGGTCGGTTGCCGGACGCTGTTCGCCACGCACTACCACGAGCTGACGCAGCTCGCCGGCCGCCTGCCGGGCGTGGGGAACCTCAGCGTCGCGGTCCGCGAGCACGACGGCCGCGTGGTCTTCCTGCACCAGATCGTCGAAGGCCCGGCGGACAAGAGCTACGGCATCCACGTCGCCCAACTCGCCGGCGTCCCACGCAGCGTCAACGAACGCGCTGCCGCCATCCTAGAAGAGCTCGAAGCTCAAAAAGCCGACAGCCGACAGCCGATAGCCGACAGTTCGCGCAGCGCCGTTGGCATCCAGATGACGCTGTTCGAAACCGCGGATCATCCGCTACTCGATGAGATCCGCGCGCTCGATATCGATCGGTTGGCGCCGATGGACGCTTTCGAGCGCCTTCGCACGTGGCGGCAACGTCTGCTCGCTGAGCGCTAAGCCACTTCTAAGAATGGGACGCGGATGACGCGGATTACAAAGGATGAACGCGGATCTCTTCTAAGAAAAGGATCCGCGATAACCCATTTCGATCCCTTTAAATCCGCGGCCAATTCTTCTCACTTGCCGGTCAGCTCATCGAGCGCCGCGTGCAACTCGCGGTGGGTCGATAGCGAGTACTCGATGTCGAACCACGCCACCTTGCCGTCTGCGTCGAGGACGTAGACGCGGGGGCCGCGGCCTTCGCCGAGGGTGTTGTTGAGCTTCGTCGGGTCGATCGAGAGCGACGCGACTTTGTCGCCCAGCCGTGGGCCGGCGAGCGTCACGAACTTGACGCCCGCGTCAGCGTACTTTGGCGCGAAGTCGTCCTTGATATCGCCGGTGAACATCTCGTTCATCCACTCCGGCCCGCCGGGGACTCCGATGACGGTCGCTTTGGCGCCTTGGTTGTCGGCGACGCCTTCGAGAGAGGGGAAGGCGTCCCCCACGGCCACTTGGGTCATGGCCTTGTGATCCGCCGAGAGGATGACGGCGGGGATCGCAAGCAGCAGGAGGGCGGCCTTCAGCATCTGAAACCTCGATCGCAGTACGGGATACCGAACACCTCCTATTGGACGCCGCCGGTCTCTCCGGGTCAACGCGGCCCTACAACCGGCCTAGCTTGCCGAAGACGGCGAGCCGGGTGGCGTCAGCCCCCGGAGTGCAGCGGGGTTCGCTTACCAGACTATTCACCACAACCCTCCGAGGACTAACGTCCCCGGCTCGCCGCCGTTACGCTACTGGGCCTTATGCAGCGGCTTCCCGATTGGCGACTCCCCCCCGGCGTGCCGCGTGGCGCGTGGGACTACACGCAGCTGCGGTCGATCGCCGATGACTACGACGCCTACCACGCCGATAACCCCCTCTTTGCGTTCGAAGAGAGCGTACTCGCAGAGACCTTTGGCGAGCCCCCAACGTTAGTTGGGGGAGTTTCTAGCAGTGGAGTAATCGCCGACCTCGGTTGCGGCAGCGGCCGGGCGCTGCTGCCGCTCGTGCGTCGTGGCTGGCGGGGCCTGGCGATCGACCTCTCCGACGCGATGCTCGACGTGGTGCGCGCGAAGGCCGATGCCGAATCGCTGCCGGTCGAGTGTGTCTGCGCGAACCTCGTCGAGATGACTCCGGACCTCGTCGCCGATGAATCGGCCGACCACGCCATGTGCCTGTTCAGCACCCTGGGCATGATCCGCGGCCGCGAGCACCGCCTCACCGCGCTGCGGCACATGCGGCGTATCCTGAAGCCGGACGGCAAGCTCGTGCTGCACGTCCACAACTTCTGGTTCAACTTGCGCGACCCCGGCGGCCCCTGGTGGGCGCTGCGTAGTTTGGCGAAGGGCGCCGTCGGGAAGGGCGGCTACGAAACGGGCGACAAGACTTATCCGTACCGCGGCGTTCCCAACTTCTTCCTGCACGTCTTCCGCGAGCGCGAGTTGCGGCGAGACCTCTGCGAAGCGAACCTCAAGGTGCTGCGCTGGCTCTCTCTCGACGTCGCCCGACGCCACGCGCTCCCACGGCCTTGGTTGTTCCCATCGCTACGGACGAACGGGTGGATCATTGTTTGTCAGAAGGAATGAACCACAAAGGAACGAAGGAACAAAGGCTTGATGCGAAGTCCTTCTTTGTTCCTTCGTTCCTTTGTGGTTCAAGTCTTTTGTTTCCCCTTTGATTTCACTAAGAGCCGAGCTGACAATAGGCCCCATGACTCAGATCACCGCCCCGCAGTTCACCGCCCGGAAGGGCGCCGCCGAGAAGCTGGTCGTTCTTACCGCGTACGACTACACGACGGCGCAGCTCATCGATGAGGCTGGCGTCGACGCCATTCTCATCGGCGACAGCCTCGGCATGGTCGTGCAGGGACGCGGCAGCACGCTGGGCGTCACGCTCGATCAGATGATCTACCACGCCGAGATGGTCGGCCGCGCGGTCACCAAGGCGCTGACGGTGGTCGACCTGCCGTTCCCGATCAACCACTACGACACGGGCGCCGCGATCGACGCGGCCGCGCGGATCCTCAAGGAGACGGGCTGCCAGAGCGTCAAGCTCGAAGGGGGGGAGGCCCAGGCCGACACGATCCACGCCCTGGTGACGGCGGGCATCCCCGTGATGGCCCACGTCGGCCTGCGTCCGCAGAGCGTCCACCAATTAGGCGGCTACAAGGTGCAGCGAGACGAACAACGCCTGCTCGCCGACGCCCGCGCCGCCAGCGAAGCCGGCGCGTACGGCATGGTGATCGAGTGCGTGCCGAGCGAGATCGCCAAGTCGATCACCGCCGCGGTCCCGATCCCCACCATTGGCATCGGCGCCGGCCCCGACTGCGACGGCCAAGTCCTCGTGATCCACGACGTGCTCGGCATGACGACGGGTTACGTCCCACGTTTCGTGCGGAGCTACGCGAAAGTCGGCGAGACGATCAAGGAAGCGACCGCGGCGTTTGCGAAGGACGTGCGCGGGGGGGAGTTTCCGGGGCCGGGCGAGGCGTTTAAGTGATTCTGAATGACTGAGCAATTGTGCATATTCAACCTCGATTTCCCAAGCCATCGTGACACGATGGTAGTCGAGTCTTATTCCATCCAGAAAGTGCCAGAATACGTCGATCGGCTAAAGTCTTTGCAGCACTTGGTGGATATCACGACCGACGAACATCGTGTGACTAGGAATACAGGAACGCATGCGATAACAGCGACGGCGACGCTAGTCGGTGACAAAATGCCATCCGCGTTGCCGTGGGACCAAGTTATCGATTCGATCGATGACATTTGCGTCCTGTTGTCTCTGTTCTCATCACGCTGTGTCTTTGCAGCTGACAAAGCCATCGTTGAGAATCCTGACCATGTAATCCTCCAAGACTCCAGGGAATGGCCTTGGGGTGGGACCATTCGTTGTTCAGCAAAGTACGAGACGGCAGAGTCGCCGCAGCCGGGGCATAAATGGTGCGGAGATGTCAGCCTCGAAAAAGCAGTTGGAACTGCTATGAAGGTGATTCGAAGGCAAGACTGGAGAGATCGATACGACTGTGGCTATCCGCTCATTTCTGCATATTGGGCCTTCCAGCAACGCACGATCAATTCGGCTTTTGTCCAATGCTGGACACTTCTAGAAATGCTTTTTGCGTTGGACAACCGTTCTTGGATGAGTTCGGATGCGATTAGGAAGTGCAGCGCTTCAGAAAAGGTAGCGTTTTTGCTCGTGCGTTATGCGTTGCGTTCTTCGTTAACGGATTCGGAAAAGAGGCGAGTAAATGAACTGGCCTCAGTCAGAAACCGACTCGTCCATTTCGGCAGATTGCCAGATACGGAGCGAGCACGCGAGCACGCAGTTATGTTGATCCGTATCACGGAGTGGATAGTAGCCGCAATACTAGAGCTGACTCCTTCCCATGTTTTCAACACAGTAGATCGACTGGAAGAATTCTTAACATCGAGACGGTAGGTCTGCTTTGAGACTTCGCAAGTCATCAAGACGCCCCAACCACTTGCCGGCGTCGTCTCGATCTGGGGGACAGTGACGACGACGGACGAATGGCGGGGCTCGGCGCATCGGGCGCGTCGCTCGCGCGGCTCCTTCTAGCGATAGTCCCCGCCGGCGTTGCGTCAAAGCTACGGGCGCCGTTTGCGTACCTCCCACACCGCAGCGGGGTGGCGATCCCTCCGCCAGGGTCGGTCGACTACGGCTTCGGCGACGGTAAGCGGTCGCACCTAGTCGGCGATTATCCTCGTGCTGCGGCGCCGATTGCTTGGCGGCGTGGCGAGTTTGGCAATAATCGAACGCTTCCTGTGCCGAATCCTCTGTGTCTACCTCGGGATAATGCCATGCGGGCTCAACTCTGCGCTCTGCTGTTCTCGGCCCTAGCGCCGGCGTTCGCCTTTGCTCAAGTAGCCGACACCGAGAAGCTCCTGCCGCAACGGCTGTTGCAGCTGGTGCATACGCCCGAGGTGCAGGCCGAGCTCAAGCTCACGCCCGGCAAGCAAGCGGCGCTTGAAAAACTGCTCACGAAGTTGGACGCGGTTTGGCTGCCGTCGCGGAACTTGTCGCCCGACGAGATGCGGACGACGGTCGCCGGCCTCGAGGAGCAGGTCCGACAATGGGTCGTCGCGAACCTTTCCAAGCAGCAAGCGCGCCGGCTCCATCAACTCGAGTGCCAGGCGCAGGGCGTGCGCGCGATGCTCCGCGAAGCGATGGGCAAGCGACTTGAGTTATCGCCCGAGCAAATCAACGGCTTTCTGACGCGGGCCCAAGCCACCGAAGCGGTCCAGGAAGAGTTGCGGCAGGCACAGCAAAGCGGATCGCCGACCGAGGAAATACAGACACGTCTCAAGGAAACCGTCGCGGCGGAACAAGCGGCGCTCGCTGAGGCGCTGACGCCTCAGCAACACGAGGCGATGTGGAAGCTGCTCGGCGAACCATTCGACACGTCGAAGCTCACGCGTATTTATCCGCTTGCGCCGGAGTTCGTGCGCGTAGACGACTGGATCAACTCGAAGCCGCTGACGCTCAAGTCGTTCCGTGGAAAGGTGGTGCTGGTCCACTTCTACGCGTTCCAGTGCCACAACTGCCATGCGAACTTCGACATCTACAAGCGTTGGCACGACGAACTGGCGGAGAAGGGCGTGGTGCTGATTGGCATCCAAACGCCGGAGACTTCGAGCGAACGCGACCCCAAGCTGGTGAAGGCGGCGGCCGCCGAACGTGGACTCGAGTTCCCGATCCTCGTGGACCTGGAGAGCAAGAACTGGGCGGCGTGGGGCAACACGATGTGGCCGACCGTGTATGTCGTCGACAAGAACGGTTACATCCGCTCGTGGTGGATGGGCGAGCTGAACTGGCAAGGCGCGACGGGGGACAAGTCGATCGAAGAGATGGTCGAGGTGGCGCTGGCGGAAGCGGGGCCTGAAGAGAAGTCGTAGCGCGCTTGTCCCCCTCCCTGAAAGCGAGGGGGGATGTGACGAGACACCGACACGGCGCATGGGACCTCTTTTATGGGGCCATCCAATAACGAAGCGGGCGGGAACGACATCGTTCCCGCCCGCTTCGGTTGTTAATCCAAGTTGCATCGACTCACGCCGTCT from Botrimarina mediterranea encodes:
- the mutS gene encoding DNA mismatch repair protein MutS, which gives rise to MSQLSPMMQQYHEAKAVSGDALLLFRMGDFYELFYEDAKEAARLLGITVTTRDKDKGAKAVPMAGFPHHQLDAYLAKILRCGRRAAVCDQMESPAEAKGIVRREVTRIVSAGTVIDDQLLDPQASNYLAAVAFDGQAPKGNHRPLVGLAWIEVSTGEFTATAIDERRLADELSRLEPAECLVAEGSDALLPPEASDRAAITRRPTWSFGVQMAMESLRKHFGTQSLEGFGFDSSSHADALALSAAGAILGYLYETQKASLAHVDRLKPFQADSSLQIDAATWRSLEVTHTLRDGRRDGALLGVIDRTVTGAGARLLADWLRRPLTSVDAITHRQSAVAELVENASLTSTLREELRGVYDLHRLVARATTGRASPRDLASVGRTLGALPRLKAKLAGRKSERLQRLEERIDLCGDLREQLTAALVDDCPLSPREGGFIREGYSADLDECRELMAGGKQWMAAYQAKIAAESDIPSIKVGFNKVFGYYLEVTHAHQGKVPAEFIRKQTLKNAERYITSELKEYEEKVLTAEDRAFTLEYDLFSQLREATADAGKRLLATAEALAEIDALASLAELARSRGYCRPEVVDRPVLEIVAGRHPVLDLTEPEGTFVPNGVRCAGTRDEGRGTGEERQPSSPVPSPSSLLLLTGPNMAGKSTYIRQTALITLLAQIGSFVPATKATIGVADRLFARVGASDDVSRGQSTFMVEMTETARILNTATPRSLVILDEIGRGTSTYDGLSIAWAIVEHLHDVVGCRTLFATHYHELTQLAGRLPGVGNLSVAVREHDGRVVFLHQIVEGPADKSYGIHVAQLAGVPRSVNERAAAILEELEAQKADSRQPIADSSRSAVGIQMTLFETADHPLLDEIRALDIDRLAPMDAFERLRTWRQRLLAER
- a CDS encoding class I SAM-dependent methyltransferase encodes the protein MQRLPDWRLPPGVPRGAWDYTQLRSIADDYDAYHADNPLFAFEESVLAETFGEPPTLVGGVSSSGVIADLGCGSGRALLPLVRRGWRGLAIDLSDAMLDVVRAKADAESLPVECVCANLVEMTPDLVADESADHAMCLFSTLGMIRGREHRLTALRHMRRILKPDGKLVLHVHNFWFNLRDPGGPWWALRSLAKGAVGKGGYETGDKTYPYRGVPNFFLHVFRERELRRDLCEANLKVLRWLSLDVARRHALPRPWLFPSLRTNGWIIVCQKE
- the panB gene encoding 3-methyl-2-oxobutanoate hydroxymethyltransferase, whose amino-acid sequence is MTQITAPQFTARKGAAEKLVVLTAYDYTTAQLIDEAGVDAILIGDSLGMVVQGRGSTLGVTLDQMIYHAEMVGRAVTKALTVVDLPFPINHYDTGAAIDAAARILKETGCQSVKLEGGEAQADTIHALVTAGIPVMAHVGLRPQSVHQLGGYKVQRDEQRLLADARAASEAGAYGMVIECVPSEIAKSITAAVPIPTIGIGAGPDCDGQVLVIHDVLGMTTGYVPRFVRSYAKVGETIKEATAAFAKDVRGGEFPGPGEAFK
- a CDS encoding redoxin domain-containing protein, producing the protein MRAQLCALLFSALAPAFAFAQVADTEKLLPQRLLQLVHTPEVQAELKLTPGKQAALEKLLTKLDAVWLPSRNLSPDEMRTTVAGLEEQVRQWVVANLSKQQARRLHQLECQAQGVRAMLREAMGKRLELSPEQINGFLTRAQATEAVQEELRQAQQSGSPTEEIQTRLKETVAAEQAALAEALTPQQHEAMWKLLGEPFDTSKLTRIYPLAPEFVRVDDWINSKPLTLKSFRGKVVLVHFYAFQCHNCHANFDIYKRWHDELAEKGVVLIGIQTPETSSERDPKLVKAAAAERGLEFPILVDLESKNWAAWGNTMWPTVYVVDKNGYIRSWWMGELNWQGATGDKSIEEMVEVALAEAGPEEKS